In the genome of Fusarium fujikuroi IMI 58289 draft genome, chromosome FFUJ_chr02, one region contains:
- a CDS encoding related to CSF1 protein — MNITMHGLNNAIVVARAAEGNPQFNYKFLIFMALCCFLAIFFVLYFNRLFASIVSYALRAYTWHHYRVYIDVKAIQISLLGGRVFFTGLRYHGENETFMIQHGYITWRYWLRRVRDADIIDTRRSKLSSGNAAPTSDVKNPELPCRIQVDLTGLEWFVYNRSPAYDGILAGLTQTYDPEARSSGISEKDETTTRSRSNKKEGGSVAGNEKEMDMKQEFSERAKSIFRRTTTGFGSGEDDEQTRDDEPELPFMLRLFPVHVRCQKAAAVIGNENTKAILIAKADSLDVEVDASETTTPDPYRQTFKVQFQHPVIEIKENEDFKEDQVTRATRDRDNTQTQEALSKRSFFRHHRRKAVNSLRNLVPYWRRSVESFSTDSRTAMTTATSQVPGANQWQGLTRYLDDRDRDDRARWASVEYAAVTTILDSPEAVLTVFWDAVGKVPDQSRHGGVKTFPFSINGDVPPAWGMNFSIKGGTMNYGPWADRQRADLQRFFFPSLCKDAVPAKPLKPGDWRVATTFQLYIEMDDAVTLRVPIREESKNWRWRGKEPPVRHAKPPTKRKQRNRTKKNSKTDATEIRPAGWLEVKLPTNSSVKFNMDMLASPTGYTTKLDVDLPSSELWSSVNHDLLWRSGAQIISCDLSNPLAWNSLRNWHFNINSSKMELFMLRDHIFLLTDLVDDWTAGPPADYLVFVPFKYHLNLTLNSLQLYLNVNEANIIDKATVIEDNTYLILSSPCLTAESCIPAESFRPSKNAIPFDVRADQLDMALQVPQWNTQAAFLSSKQLGHIEGLAVDGSYNYNATTSSANTDTLILNVRGQSPYVYLYGFLIRYVILLKDNYFGEFVHFRTLDEYQNQLQMKKKNPDAEAVTQPPPKKSNDMDVVLGVRIEDLKVMLPTNLYSADRYIEGELASVSVDLRFTNYFMEVEVEVSPISLALGCSEGTLDSPGMSSSNTQLFIDGVQLFGHKLFGLPPSEPAYVCNWDVNVGGITGECTSEFLVAVAKGGKSLAFCFDDVENALVPYSSLVFYDITFARAAVESIQVWLHVDEAAFLVSTDAIDVCFNDWARSHYSKRADIIVPNIQISCLNAESAGRQKSRYHHPVETDAHFRTTIRLAVIGRKFKFSEERRTQQELVQREDQRTHRAEFLLLPDYLDEFVPEAIDPPAQCAPPPPHPAVSLEGERDDSSRRTIASRHSRGLTHKSSFLSLAESSNGSVVLAHSQYRARSRSKQDDFLAVRSSSTDNRRSLRARGSFGSHRSANDHVAKDDVAHSSVAFSSQYVSPQFPLHGLRPSTHELPFPSTEEGDDDDGFDTMSIGLDGIDPNGLGEDHTYLSVIVEFPSGMSAFVNPSALRHAASLLDALQPNEPETLLDTFQVDAMTKIFDRQKERETKGQIKDLMVRIPNASFRLLSSTTEDSSGFSQEEQDQYDLLISKVALITRLTNTWEDPFRDETRHSRTSLQLRLGSAEVSASERSSSFQEPQPAVMAQIEDVVVSIGEKDVRFIDADIGSVVGSTASGKIEYLASLIHRTSLIASDLGHIFSETMTKHESRHKLFTYLLLDQGKSTNDPSFLVRPSAVLRSADDHLRTSDSWKLAMRLRQIWTTMDSHCKSEIIEKCFHATPDIPEDAANYVLTVLEKWRGWDMQDLPSAIILTNIFGQLREADMGQGDRLPLLGACRLAELQLVLDPGPKQNKIGFIDLAARIDQQMHEAAVANEAPGAPFTTLNISCAEAGINLNWELCELAEEVVQLYSKSQSQVQPTPIMPKPKRPAKPDPAAWPPVHVVVEVTKGAIELETINLKARTLSHGLKMSLLHQSSPSASSAMSLMLNCNAITSSIHSNSHSLAMMQLKNPSIFVSHELQKTDNTSSHTIKASAGSRNLTFAVKEDPIGLMEVLDRLLGDEIQTVYGLKNQLASLSKPKPMGAQKKIVDRLSSVKFNLAMFLDEYNITIPFLQSLTYKITGTVARAAAAANFGKEIIFDFDIKENYHEMQINVRNKPRSISLLQIPPTNGRIMSHMGQTEHQINVLSSLEIVQLDASAVYSLLTALNRPQISSAVQELQQQTKIIQDRIAEIFGTDDGEVPKLVPESVEPEHHSLRIVYNVHLTLAGLQVFAKTSLKSEVEPMAQVLFSLNRAHLHASNRHEAHGPILKYPEINLNLSHIGLDIRRGPEDSMRSCGNLGVGVEVSASSTLSDDGKEDWAFNFTSDDFECNLAPETISTVVDVLGYMGEKIKDLDTSRELDYLRKLRQSKPKITITGDDEPEEVDIIDSVLASVQYQFELRNIRVRWSVADNVDDESSSKEDLVLSVKLFEFGTRTRRSARLSIENFQIQMVPLGQDLTIRSLHSALLPVVTFNIAYMSTASARRMAFQAVGESLDLRLTSAFIVPAAHLAESITLSLNNVAQASTQWNTAVTNEKKPDEAPKRQPQRSIFGNKRLESLLIDADFAGAVVYIASKRSLDNSAKTLGRPSPVGKYGQFNTDDSGSGTVLRSPGLAWKIEYRDDAQDDPSLYGEIKVDASSNILYPSVVPLVMDMLSSVKQVVKDDEETEQPSEQAESKQPPNKSGDADNIITADPSAVLGRLKLNLGLRICRQEFSLSCQPIARVAATACFDNIYFTVNTVRSLEQGNFFAISGDFTKLHASVQHVYSRESTASFELDSITLSFMNSKHVSGTSGVSAIINVSPMAVSINAKQAQDFLLFREIWYPSELRSATAAPVAKMSPETSQSGHLVQRYQQVAATAAFPWTATISIAALDVTIDLGQAIGKSAFAIKKFWVSSKKTSDWEQNLCLGFDKIGVDCTGRLSGFVALQDFRLRTSIQWPKREEALNETPMIQASISFNAFRVKAAFDYQAFLVADITSLEFLMYNVRESLDGSGDRLVAIFDGDSVQVFGTTTSAAQGIALWQAVQKLVQERKESFQGSLKEIEKFMKRRSMSTSRSTIHQVEQTPKLKEEDTLSKSPISLDTDVVVTLKALNLGVFPSTFSDHQVFKVEALNAYARFAASMEQRRIHSILRMMLGQLRIGLAGVRNVEAPKTLSEISVEDVVQRATGSRGGTILNVPQVSAVMETWQKPRSNEISYIFKSAFEGKVEVGWNFSRVSYIRGMFANHAKALEQVWGKEIPLTAVKIRGVPGAEETDGEQQKITAEIDVPMSKYDYVALEPPIIETPQLRDMGEATPPLEWIGLHRDRLPNLTHQIVIVSLLELAGEVEDAYARILGSS, encoded by the exons ATGAATATCACCATGCATGGCCTCAACAATGCGATTGTTGTAGCTCGGGCCGCGGAAGGAAATCCCCAGTTCAACTA taaattccttatttttatGGCCTTGTGCTGTTTCCTGGCGATCTTCTTTGTCCTATACTTCAATCGACTCTTCGCGTCGATCGTGTCCTACGCCCTCCGAGCTTATACATGGCACCACTATCGAGTCTACATAGATGTCAAGGCTATACAGATATCCCTTCTTGGTGGTCGAGTCTTCTTTACAGGTTTGCGATACCATGGCGAGAACGAGACGTTTATGATCCAGCATGGCTACATAACATGGCGGTACTGGCTACGACGAGTTCGAGACGCGGACATAATTGATACTCGACGATCGAAGCTCTCCTCCGGCAATGCTGCGCCTACAAGCGATGTCAAGAACCCGGAGCTTCCTTGTCGTATCCAGGTAGACCTGACTGGATTGGAATGGTTTGTGTATAATCGTAGCCCAGCCTATGATGGTATACTTGCAGGTCTTACCCAGACCTACGACCCGGAAGCTCGTTCAAGCGGAATATCGGAGAAGGACGAGACTACTACACGATCCCgaagcaacaagaaggaggGTGGGTCTGTGGCTGGCAATGAAAAGGAGATGGATATGAAGCAGGAGTTCAGCGAACGAGCCAAGAGCATATTCCGACGTACGACCACGGGCTTTGGAAgcggcgaggatgatgaacaGACCAGGGATGATGAACCGGAGCTTCCATTCATGCTTCGACTGTTCCCTGTGCATGTTCGGTGCCAGAAAGCGGCTGCGGTCATAGGCAATGAAAACACGAAAGCCATCCTTATCGCCAAAGCGGATTCTTTAGACGTGGAAGTAGATGCTTCGGAGACAACTACACCTGATCCATATCGACAAACCTTCAAAGTTCAATTTCAACACCCAGTCATCGAAATCAAGGAGAACGAGGACTTCAAAGAAGATCAGGTCACTCGGGCGACCCGAGACCGCGACAATACCCAGACTCAGGAGGCATTATCTAAACGATCTTTCTTCCGCCACCATCGCCGAAAAGCCGTTAATTCGCTGCGGAATTTAGTTCCGTACTGGCGCCGGTCAGTGGAATCCTTCTCAACGGACTCACGGACAGCCATGACTACCGCTACTTCACAAGTGCCAGGGGCAAATCAATGGCAAGGACTGACCCGCTACCTCGATGATCGCGACCGAGATGATAGAGCTCGTTGGGCATCCGTAGAGTACGCAGCTGTGACGACGATTCTTGACAGCCCTGAGGCTGTATTGACAGTATTCTGGGATGCTGTTGGAAAAGTACCTGATCAGAGTCGCCATGGAGGCGTAAAAACCTTCCCATTCAGCATCAACGGAGACGTGCCCCCTGCTTGGGGCATGAACTTTTCGATCAAAGGAGGCACAATGAACTATGGCCCCTGGGCAGATCGCCAGAGAGCAGACTTGCAGCGCTTCTTTTTCCCATCACTATGTAAAGATGCCGTGCCTGCGAAACCGCTAAAACCAGGGGATTGGAGAGTTGCTACAACGTTCCAACTCTACATCGAAATGGATGACGCAGTCACGCTGCGAGTCCCCATTAGAGAAGAGTCCAAGAATTGGCGCTGGCGTGGCAAAGAACCACCCGTGCGGCATGCCAAACCTCCAACCAAACGAAAGCAGAGGAACCggaccaagaagaacagcaaAACAGACGCAACGGAAATTCGGCCTGCAGGATGGTTGGAAGTGAAGCTCCCCACGAATTCCTCAGTCAAGTTCAACATGGATATGCTGGCTAGTCCAACAGGCTATACCACAAAACTCGATGTTGACTTGCCAAGTTCTGAGCTATGGAGCAGTGTAAACCATGATCTCTTGTGGCGATCTGGTGCTCAGATTATATCCTGTGACCTCTCAAACCCCCTAGCGTGGAATTCGCTTAGGAACTGGCACTTTAACATTAACAGCTCGAAGATGGAGCTTTTCATGCTGAGAGACCATATCTTCCTACTTACAGATCTGGTTGATGACTGGACAGCTGGCCCGCCTGCCGACTATCTTGTTTTTGTGCCCTTCAAATATCATCTCAATCTAACCTTGAACTCGTTGCAGCTCTATCTCAACGTTAACGAAGCCAACATCATCGACAAAGCAACGGTCATTGAAGATAACACTTATCTTATCCTTTCGAGCCCTTGCTTGACTGCCGAGTCTTGCATCCCAGCCGAATCCTTCCGGCCAAGCAAGAATGCCATTCCCTTTGATGTCCGTGCTGATCAGTTGGACATGGCGCTTCAAGTCCCTCAATGGAACACACAGGCCGCGTTCCTTTCTTCGAAGCAACTGGGCCACATTGAAGGCCTTGCGGTGGATGGAAGTTACAACTACAATGCCACGACATCGTCAGCAAACACAGACACCCTTATTCTCAATGTACGCGGCCAGTCACCATATGTGTACTTGTATGGGTTTCTGATCCGATACGTCATACTCTTGAAAGATAACTACTTTGGAGAATTTGTTCATTTCCGAACTCTAGACGAATACCAGAATCAGCTTcagatgaagaaaaagaatcCTGACGCGGAAGCTGTAACACAACCTCCCCCCAAAAAGTCCAACGACATGGATGTCGTTCTAGGTGTCAGGATTGAGGACCTCAAGGTCATGCTACCAACGAACCTCTATTCTGCTGACCGCTACATAGAGGGGGAGCTGGCTAGCGTCTCTGTCGATTTGCGCTTCACCAATTATTTCATGGAAGTCGAAGTCGAGGTTAGTCCTATCAGTCTTGCGCTCGGATGTAGCGAAGGCACTCTGGACTCCCCTGGCATGTCATCATCCAACACCCAACTCTTCATTGATGGCGTTCAACTATTCGGACATAAGCTCTTTGGACTACCGCCGTCTGAACCAGCATATGTCTGCAACTGGGATGTCAATGTCGGTGGGATTACCGGAGAGTGTACGTCTGAATTCCTAGTTGCAGTAGCGAAGGGTGGCAAGTCCCTTGCCTTTTGCTTCGATGATGTGGAGAACGCCCTTGTGCCATACTCGTCACTTGTCTTCTATGATATAACATTTGCTCGAGCTGCTGTGGAGTCTATTCAAGTTTGGTTGCATGTCGATGAAGCTGCTTTCTTAGTGTCAACTGATGCTATCGATGTCTGCTTCAACGACTGGGCCAGATCTCATTATTCTAAGCGTGCAGATATTATCGTACCAAACATTCAAATCTCATGTCTCAATGCAGAGTCAGCGGGAAGACAAAAATCTAGATACCACCATCCTGTGGAAACAGATGCCCACTTCCGAACGACCATTCGCCTTGCCGTCATTGGACGTAAATTCAAATTCagcgaagaaagaaggacCCAGCAGGAGTTGGTTCAGAGAGAGGACCAGCGCACACATCGAGCTGAATTTCTCCTCTTGCCGGACTATCTGGACGAATTCGTCCCGGAGGCGATTGACCCTCCAGCTCAATGTGcacctccccctcctcatcCAGCTGTGTCCCTCGAGGGTGAGAGAGACGATAGTTCGCGGAGGACTATAGCCTCACGGCATTCTCGAGGGCTGACTCATAAGTCCTCATTCCTATCTCTCGCCGAATCTAGCAATGGAAGCGTTGTGCTTGCACATAGTCAATATAGAGCTCGGTCCAGATCTAAACAGGACGATTTTCTGGCGGTTAGGTCTTCGTCAACGGACAACCGACGATCTCTAAGAGCTAGAGGCTCGTTTGGCTCACATCGCTCAGCTAACGATCATGTCGCGAAAGACGATGTTGCACACTCTTCAGTCGCCTTCTCAAGCCAATATGTTTCGCCTCAATTTCCGTTGCATGGTTTGAGACCAAGCACGCATGAATTGCCTTTCCCGAGCACTGAGGAaggcgatgacgacgacggaTTTGACACGATGAGCATAGGGTTGGATGGTATCGATCCCAACGGTCTAGGTGAAGATCACACTTATCTCAGTGTAATTGTCGAATTCCCATCTGGCATGTCAGCTTTCGTTAATCCATCGGCCTTGCGTCATGCTGCATCACTCCTTGATGCTCTACAGCCAAACGAGCCAGAAACCTTATTAGATACTTTTCAAGTTGATGCCATGACTAAGATCTTTGATCGGCAGAAGGAACGAGAAACGAAAGGCCAAATCAAGGACCTGATGGTTCGGATACCGAACGCTTCATTTCGGCTTCTCAGTTCTACGACAGAGGATTCTTCCGGCTTTTCACAGGAGGAGCAAGATCAATACGACCTCTTAATCTCGAAGGTGGCTTTGATTACGCGATTGACCAACACCTGGGAAGACCCCTTCAGGGATGAGACACGGCACTCGAGAACATCGCTCCAACTGCGCTTGGGATCTGCAGAGGTATCTGCATCTGAACGTAGCTCATCCTTCCAAGAACCACAGCCTGCAGTCATGGCACAAATCGAGGATGTAGTTGTGTCCATAGGCGAAAAAGATGTTCGCTTCATTGACGCAGATATTGGATCAGTGGTTGGGAGTACTGCCTCGGGCAAGATCGAATACCTAGCATCTCTCATTCATCGCACTTCACTCATTGCTTCCGATCTTGGACATATTTTCTCTGAAACGATGACGAAACATGAAAGCCGGCACAAGCTTTTCACGTatctgcttcttgaccagGGCAAGTCAACCAACGATCCCTCTTTTCTTGTCCGACCTTCTGCGGTACTGCGATCTGCAGATGATCATCTTCGTACGTCTGACTCTTGGAAACTCGCAATGCGACTTCGTCAGATCTGGACCACCATGGACTCCCACTGCAAATCTGAAATAATCGAGAAATGCTTCCACGCTACTCCCGACATACCGGAAGATGCGGCAAATTATGTGCTAACTGTGTTGGAGAAATGGCGTGGCTGGGACATGCAGGACTTACCAAGTGCCATTATCCTTACCAACATTTTTGGACAACTCAGGGAGGCAGACATGGGACAAGGTGACCGACTTCCTCTTCTCGGTGCTTGTAGGCTTGCTGAGCTTCAGCTCGTCCTTGATCCTGGGCCAAAGCAGAATAAGATCGGGTTCATTGATCTGGCTGCGAGAATTGATCAGCAAATGCATGAAGCTGCAGTTGCCAACGAAGCCCCTGGAGCCCCTTTCACAACTTTGAACATATCCTGCGCCGAAGCGGGCATCAACTTGAATTGGGAACTTTGTGAATTAGCTGAAGAAGTGGTACAACTATACAGCaagagccaaagccaagtccAACCAACACCAATTATGCCGAAACCCAAGCGCCCAGCCAAACCTGATCCTGCTGCTTGGCCTCCTGTCCATGTTGTCGTGGAGGTGACAAAAGGCGCAATCGAATTAGAGACCATTAATCTCAAGGCCAGGACGTTGAGCCATGGATTAAAAATGTCTTTGCTCCATCAGTCCAGCCCCAGTGCCTCTAGTGCCATGAGTTTGATGCTCAATTGCAATGCCATCACTTCATCAATTCATAGCAACTCACATTCCCTGGCTATGATGCAGCTGAAGAATCCAAGCATCTTTGTGTCCCATGAACTTCAAAAGACCGACAACACATCAAGCCACACAATCAAGGCCAGCGCTGGAAGCCGAAACTTGACATTTGCAGTCAAAGAGGACCCTATTGGACTTATGGAGGTGCTTGATCGTCTTTTAGGAGATGAGATACAGACAGTGTATGGCCTGAAGAACCAGCTTGCTAGCTTGTCGAAGCCTAAGCCAATGGGCgcacagaagaagatcgTGGATCGCCTTTCAAGCGTCAAGTTCAATCTTGCCATGTTCTTGGACGAGTACAACATTACCATTCCCTTTCTCCAATCTCTCACCTATAAGATCACGGGAACTGTAGCAcgagcggcagcggcagcaaaTTTCGGAAAGGAGATTATTTTCGACTTTGATATCAAGGAGAACTACCATGAGATGCAGATCAATGTCAGAAACAAACCTCGCAGTATTTCGCTCCTCCAGATTCCCCCAACAAATGGTCGTATTATGAGCCATATGGGCCAGACAGAGCATCAAATCAATGTCCTCTCATCTCTGGAGATAGTTCAACTGGATGCCTCTGCGGTTTACAGTCTTCTGACAGCCCTGAACAGACCTCAAATATCGAGTGCTGTCCAAGAATTACAGCAGCAAACCAAGATTATCCAGGATCGCATTGCCGAGATTTTTGGCACCGATGATGGCGAGGTTCCTAAGCTGGTGCCCGAATCTGTTGAACCAGAGCATCATAGCCTTAGGATCGTATATAATGTCCACCTGACTCTGGCCGGCCTTCAGGTTTTTGCCAAGACCTCCCTAAAATCAGAGGTTGAGCCAATGGCTCAAGTACTGTTTTCGTTAAACAGAGCACATCTGCATGCCTCAAATCGGCATGAAGCACACGGCCCTATACTCAAATACCCAGAGATCAATCTCAATTTAAGTCACATCGGCCTTGACATCCGCAGAGGCCCCGAAGACTCCATGAGATCTTGCGGAAATCTTGGCGTTGGTGTAGAAGTTTCCGCAAGCTCAACCCTGAGCGACGATGGCAAAGAGGACTGGGCGTTTAACTTCACAAGTGACGATTTCGAGTGCAATTTGGCCCCGGAAACCATTTCGACCGTCGTCGACGTCCTTGGCTACATGGGTGAGAAGATTAAAGACCTTGATACTTCTCGGGAATTGGATTACCTGAGGAAGCTGAGGCAGTCAAAGCCCAAGATCACTATTACCGGAGACGATGAGCCAGAAGAGGTCGATATCATCGACTCAGTTCTTGCATCAGTGCAATACCAGTTCGAACTCAGAAACATTCGTGTCCGGTGGAGCGTTGCGGATAATGTTGATGACGAGTCAAGTTCTAAGGAGGATCTTGTCCTATCAGTCAAACTCTTCGAATTCGGTACAAGAACCAGGCGATCAGCACGTCTCTCGATTGAGAACTTCCAGATTCAGATGGTGCCCCTGGGCCAAGACCTGACAATTCGGTCACTTCACTCAGCATTACTACCTGTAGTGACCTTCAACATCGCCTACATGTCGACTGCTTCTGCACGGCGAATGGCGTTTCAGGCTGTTGGCGAATCTCTCGATCTCCGCCTGACATCCGCCTTCATTGTTCCGGCTGCCCACTTGGCTGAATCGATTACGCTCTCGTTGAACAATGTCGCACAAGCGTCGACACAGTGGAACACTGCAGTCACaaatgagaagaagccagacgAAGCACCCAAGCGGCAGCCACAACGTAGCATCTTCGGCAATAAGAGGTTAGAAAGCCTTCTCATTGACGCAGATTTCGCCGGTGCGGTTGTCTACATCGCCAGTAAAAGATCGTTGGACAATTCGGCCAAGACTCTGGGACGCCCTTCGCCCGTAGGAAAATACGGCCAATTTAATACTGACGATTCTGGGAGTGGAACAGTCCTGCGCAGTCCTGGTTTAGCCTGGAAGATTGAATATCGTGACGACGCCCAAGACGACCCGTCTCTGTACGGAGAGATCAAGGTTGACGCCTCGAGCAACATTCTGTACCCTTCGGTTGTGCCACTAGTTATGGACATGTTGTCAAGCGTGAAGCaggttgtcaaggatgacgaggaaacTGAACAGCCCAGCGAACAAGCAGAGTCCAAACAGCCCCCTAACAAGTCTGGAGACGCTGATAATATCATCACTGCGGACCCAAGTGCTGTTCTGGGTcgcctcaagctcaacctgGGCCTGAGAATTTGCCGACAAGAATTTTCGCTGAGCTGTCAACCCATAGCTCGTGTTGCCGCCACAGCTTGCTTCGACAATATTTACTTTACAGTCAACACAGTCAGGTCTCTCGAGCAGGGAAACTTCTTTGCCATTTCAGGAGACTTTACGAAACTGCATGCTTCGGTGCAGCATGTGTACTCACGCGAATCCACCGCAAGCTTCGAGCTTGATTCCATTACACTATCATTCATGAACAGTAAGCATGTAAGCGGAACCAGCGGAGTATCTGCCATCATCAATGTGAGTCCCATGGCTGTGTCCATCAACGCCAAACAAGCACAGGACTTCTTGCTGTTCCGTGAGATCTGGTACCCGAGCGAGTTACGCTCTGCCACTGCAGCACCTGTGGCAAAGATGAGCCCCGAGACATCCCAGAGTGGACATCTTGTGCAACGATATCAGCAGGTCGCAGCAACCGCTGCATTCCCCTGGACCGCAACCATTTCGATCGCAGCCTTAGACGTCACCATCGATCTTGGACAGGCCATTGGTAAATCCGCCTTTGCAATCAAGAAGTTCTGGGTATCGTCTAAAAAAACGTCCGATTGGGAACAAAACCTATGTCTCGGTTTTGACAAGATCGGAGTTGACTGTACTGGACGCTTGAGCGGCTTTGTGGCTCTACAAGATTTCCGCTTGCGCACTTCCATTCAATGGCCaaaacgagaagaagccctGAACGAGACGCCCATGATTCAAGCTTCTATAAGCTTCAACGCATTCCGGGTTAAAGCAGCCTTTGATTACCAAGCTTTCTTGGTTGCTGACATCACATCTCTGGAGTTCCTCATGTACAATGTTCGTGAGAGCCTGGACGGAAGTGGAGATAGATTGGTCGCGATTTTTGACGGTGACTCTGTTCAAGTCTTCGGAACAACAACTTCGGCGGCTCAGGGCATTGCACTGTGGCAGGCCGTACAGAAACTTGtccaagaaaggaaagagagCTTCCAGGGCTCgctgaaggagattgagaagtttatgaagaggagatcaATGTCGACATCTCGAAGCACGATCCATCAAGTCGAACAAACACcgaagttgaaggaggaggacaCACTTTCAAAGTCACCTATATCTCTCGACACAGATGTTGTGGTGACACTCAAGGCACTAAACCTGGGCGTGTTTCCCAGCACGTTTTCAGACCACCAAGTGTTCAAGGTGGAGGCGCTCAATGCATACGCTCGCTTTGCGGCCAGCATGGAGCAAAGACGCATCCATAGTATCCTGAGAATGATGTTGGGTCAGCTTCGGATCGGCCTGGCTGGAGTTCGCAATGTTGAGGCCCCAAAGACTCTGAGCGAGATCTccgttgaagatgttgttcAACGTGCAACAGGATCCAGAGGAGGCACCATCCTCAACGTCCCCCAAGTATCAGCAGTGATGGAGACATGGCAGAAGCCTAGGTCGAACGAGATTAGCTATATCTTCAAGAGTGCATTCGAAGGAAAAGTGGAAGTCGGCTGGAATTTCTCGCGTGTGAGCTACATCCGAGGGATGTTTGCAAACCATGCAAAGGCGCTCGAGCAAGTCTGGGGCAAGGAGATACCTCTTACCGCAGTCAAGATCAGAGGAGTGCCAGGAGCGGAAGAGACAGATGGAGAACAGCAAAAGATCACAGCAGAGATCGATGTACCAATGTCGAAGTACGACTATGTGGCACTGGAGCCCCCCATTATTGAGACGCCGCAGCTTCGCGATATGGGCGAGGCAACACCGCCCCTGGAATGGATTGGCCTGCATCGCGACCGATTACCAAACTTGACACATCAGATTGTCATTGTGTCACTTCTTGAGTTGGCCGGCGAGGTCGAGGACGCATACGCCCGCATCTTAGGCTCGTCCTGA